Proteins co-encoded in one Bradyrhizobium sp. 170 genomic window:
- a CDS encoding HAMP domain-containing protein: MSDLSPGASPSVRRVTKPQSPAANGTPDPMQDLLHALQAMRSGDFSVRMTGDHLGIEGKIADTFNEIVAANQRMAQQLEHVGQVVGREGKTRQRVKFDLSSGSWADMEGSVNTLIDDLLWPTREVTRAVAAVAQGDLLQTVKLDVDGRPLGGEFLQSANIVNTMIKQLGVFTSEVTRVAREVGTEGKLGGQAQVPEVTGVWKDLTESVNSMANNLTGQVRNIAEVTIAVANGDLSKKITVDVRGEILQLKEAINTMVDQLRSFASEVTRVAREVGTDGKLGGQAIVPGVAGTWKDLTDSVNAMCGNLTAQVRNIANVTTAVARGDLSRKITVDVRGEILELKDTINTMVDQLNSFASEVTRVAREVGTEGKLGGQAQVPGVAGTWKDLTDNVNFMASNLTAQVRNIADVATAIAGGDLSKKITVNVSGEILQLKETLNTMVDQLNAFAGEVTRVAREVGTEGRLGGQANVLGVAGTWKDLTESVNSMASNLTAQVRNIAEVTTAVANGDLSKKITVDVRGEILELKDTINTMVDQLNAFAGEVTRVAREVGTEGKLGGQANVRGVAGTWKDLTDNVNSMAGNLTAQVRNIAEVATAVAKGDLSKKITVNVSGEILQLKETLNTMVDQLNAFAGEVTRVAREVGTDGKLGGQAEVPGVAGTWKDLTDSVNSMAGNLTAQVRNIAEVATAIAGGDLSRKITVDVRGEILQLKETLNTMVDQLNRFAGEVTRVAREVGTEGRLGGQANVPGVAGTWKDLTDNVNSMAGNLTGQVRNIAEVTTAVAKGDLSKKITVDVKGEILELKNTVNTMVDQLNAFASEVTRVAREVGTEGKLGGQAQVPEVAGTWKDLTDNVNFMASNLTAQVRNIAEVATAIAGGDLSKKITVDVRGEILLLKDTLNTMVEQLRSFAAEVTRVAREVGTEGRLGGQAVVPGVGGTWKDLTDNVNLLAANLTTQVRNIAEVTTAVARGDLSRKITVDVKGEILELKNTINTMVDQLNAFAGEVTRVAREVGTEGKLGGQAQVPGVAGTWKDLTDTVNFMAANLTEQVRGIVKVVTAVADGDLKQNLTVKSKGEVAALADTINNMTETLATFADQVTSVAREVGVEGRLGGQANVPGAAGTWKDLTGNVNLLAANLTSQVRSIAEVATAVTKGDLTRSIQVDARGEVAELKDNINTMIGNLRLTTQVNTEQDWLKTNLAKFTNMLQGQRDLTTVGRLLLTELAPLINAHMGVIYQTESADSPQLRLLSSYAGDGANPNPQVVQFGEGLIGQCAMDKRQRLVADIPSDTAPINSGLLRVIPKNIVVLPVLFENQVKAVIELSSISSFTTSQMTFLEQLTDSIGIVLNSIEATMQTEGLLKQSQQLAGELQTQQKELQQTNDQLEQKAQQLAERNVEVERKNQEIEQARRALEEKATELSLTSKYKSEFLANMSHELRTPLNSILILGQQLTENPEGNLSAKQVEFARTIHGAGTDLLNLISDILDLSKIESGTVTVDAEEILTSSLLETVGRPFRHEADNRRLSFNISVDENLSRSMVTDSKRLQQVLKNLLSNAFKFTAEGGVELNVSAAVGGWSAEHPILNHAPAVVAFEVTDTGIGIPLEKQKLIFEAFQQADAGTSRKYGGTGLGLAISRELAGLLGGEIHLRSAPGKGSTFVLYLPLKYSGPTVAPRAPAPSPFASTPALQVAATQERVIEQLPDDRLNLEPGDTILLIVEDDPHYARVLIDLARDKSFKVLVASRGAEALELAKQFQPAAVSLDVFLPDMLGWTVLSQLKHNPLTRHIPVQIITLDEDRQHALARGAFSFVNKPTTTEGVSAALSQIKEYAKPRRKRLLIVEDNAAEQMSITELLGHDDIEILTADTGADALSTLRNQPCDCVVLDLRLPDMSGFEVLDRLRDDEALSNIPVVVFTGRELSAEEDAELHTMARSIVVKGVESPERLLDETSLFLHRVITELPVEKQRMLEKLNSSDEDLVGKTALLVDDDARNIFALSSVLERRGMKVLTATTGHEAIALVESTPNIAIVLMDIMMPQMDGYQTIGVIRQNPSFGRLPIIALTAKAMKGDREKCLEAGASDYLAKPVNTEQLLLAIRMWLHR; the protein is encoded by the coding sequence ATGAGTGACCTTTCCCCTGGAGCATCACCCTCCGTTCGCCGGGTCACCAAACCGCAATCACCCGCCGCCAACGGCACGCCCGACCCGATGCAGGACTTGCTGCACGCCTTGCAGGCGATGCGGTCGGGCGATTTCTCGGTACGGATGACCGGCGATCACCTCGGTATCGAGGGCAAGATCGCCGACACCTTCAATGAAATCGTCGCCGCCAACCAGAGAATGGCGCAGCAACTCGAGCACGTCGGCCAGGTCGTCGGCCGCGAAGGCAAGACAAGGCAGCGCGTCAAGTTCGACCTCTCGAGCGGCTCGTGGGCGGACATGGAAGGCTCCGTCAACACGCTGATCGACGACCTGCTGTGGCCGACCCGCGAAGTCACGCGCGCGGTCGCAGCCGTGGCCCAAGGCGACCTGCTGCAAACCGTGAAACTCGACGTCGACGGCCGCCCGCTGGGCGGCGAATTTTTGCAGTCGGCCAACATCGTCAACACGATGATCAAGCAGCTCGGCGTGTTCACCTCGGAAGTGACGCGCGTGGCGCGCGAGGTCGGCACCGAAGGCAAGCTCGGCGGCCAGGCCCAGGTGCCGGAAGTGACGGGCGTCTGGAAGGACCTGACCGAGAGCGTCAACTCGATGGCCAACAACCTGACCGGCCAGGTCCGCAACATCGCCGAGGTCACCATCGCGGTGGCCAACGGCGACTTGTCGAAGAAGATCACGGTGGACGTCCGCGGCGAGATCCTGCAGCTCAAGGAAGCCATCAACACGATGGTCGATCAGCTCCGCTCCTTCGCCTCCGAAGTGACCCGCGTCGCCCGCGAAGTCGGCACTGACGGCAAGCTTGGCGGCCAGGCGATCGTCCCCGGCGTCGCCGGCACCTGGAAGGATCTGACCGACTCCGTCAACGCGATGTGCGGCAACCTCACCGCCCAGGTCCGCAACATCGCCAACGTCACCACGGCGGTCGCCCGCGGCGATCTCTCGCGCAAGATCACGGTCGACGTCCGCGGCGAAATCCTGGAGCTGAAGGACACCATCAACACGATGGTCGACCAGCTCAACTCGTTCGCGTCCGAAGTGACCCGCGTCGCCCGCGAGGTCGGCACCGAAGGCAAGCTCGGCGGTCAGGCCCAGGTCCCCGGCGTCGCCGGCACCTGGAAAGACCTCACCGACAACGTCAACTTCATGGCTTCCAACCTGACGGCGCAGGTCCGCAACATCGCCGACGTCGCGACCGCGATTGCGGGCGGCGACCTCTCCAAGAAGATCACCGTGAACGTCTCGGGCGAAATCCTTCAATTGAAGGAAACGCTCAACACGATGGTCGACCAGCTCAACGCCTTCGCGGGCGAAGTCACCCGCGTCGCGCGCGAAGTCGGCACCGAGGGACGGCTCGGCGGCCAGGCCAACGTGCTCGGCGTCGCCGGCACCTGGAAGGATCTGACCGAGAGCGTCAACTCGATGGCGAGCAATTTGACGGCGCAGGTCCGCAACATCGCCGAGGTGACGACCGCGGTCGCCAATGGCGACCTGTCGAAGAAGATCACGGTCGACGTGCGCGGCGAAATTTTGGAGCTGAAGGACACCATCAATACGATGGTGGATCAGCTCAATGCGTTCGCCGGCGAAGTGACCCGCGTCGCGCGCGAAGTCGGCACCGAAGGCAAGCTCGGCGGCCAGGCCAACGTGCGCGGCGTCGCCGGTACCTGGAAGGACCTCACCGACAACGTCAATTCGATGGCCGGCAACCTCACCGCTCAGGTCCGCAACATCGCCGAAGTCGCGACCGCGGTGGCGAAGGGCGACCTGTCGAAGAAGATCACGGTCAACGTGTCGGGCGAAATCCTTCAGCTGAAGGAAACGCTCAATACGATGGTCGACCAGCTCAATGCGTTCGCCGGCGAAGTGACCCGCGTGGCGCGCGAGGTCGGCACCGACGGCAAGCTCGGCGGTCAGGCCGAAGTGCCTGGCGTCGCCGGCACCTGGAAGGATCTCACCGACAGCGTCAACTCGATGGCCGGCAATTTGACGGCGCAGGTCCGCAACATCGCCGAGGTGGCGACCGCGATCGCCGGCGGCGACCTCTCGCGAAAAATCACGGTCGACGTGCGCGGCGAAATCCTGCAGCTCAAGGAAACGCTCAACACGATGGTCGACCAGCTCAATCGCTTCGCCGGCGAAGTGACGCGCGTGGCGCGCGAGGTCGGCACTGAGGGGCGATTGGGCGGTCAGGCCAACGTGCCCGGTGTCGCCGGCACCTGGAAGGACCTCACCGACAACGTCAACTCGATGGCCGGCAATTTGACCGGCCAGGTCCGCAACATCGCCGAAGTCACGACGGCGGTGGCGAAGGGCGACCTGTCGAAGAAGATCACCGTCGACGTCAAGGGCGAGATTCTCGAGTTGAAGAACACCGTCAACACGATGGTGGATCAGCTCAACGCCTTCGCCTCCGAAGTCACCCGCGTGGCGCGCGAAGTCGGCACCGAAGGCAAGCTCGGCGGCCAGGCGCAGGTGCCTGAGGTGGCCGGCACCTGGAAGGATCTCACCGACAACGTCAACTTCATGGCCTCGAACCTCACCGCGCAGGTCCGCAACATCGCCGAAGTCGCCACCGCAATCGCCGGCGGCGACCTGTCGAAGAAGATCACGGTCGACGTGCGCGGCGAAATCCTGTTGCTGAAAGACACCCTCAATACGATGGTCGAGCAGCTACGTTCGTTTGCCGCCGAAGTGACGCGCGTGGCGCGCGAGGTCGGCACCGAAGGACGATTGGGCGGCCAGGCCGTGGTGCCCGGCGTCGGCGGCACCTGGAAGGATCTGACCGACAACGTCAACCTTTTGGCGGCCAACCTCACCACGCAGGTCCGCAACATCGCCGAAGTCACGACCGCGGTGGCCCGCGGCGACCTGTCGCGCAAGATCACGGTCGACGTGAAGGGCGAAATCCTCGAGCTGAAAAACACCATCAACACGATGGTCGATCAGCTCAACGCTTTTGCCGGCGAAGTGACGCGCGTCGCGCGCGAAGTCGGCACCGAGGGCAAGCTCGGCGGTCAGGCGCAGGTCCCCGGCGTCGCCGGCACCTGGAAGGACCTCACCGACACCGTGAATTTCATGGCCGCCAATTTGACCGAACAGGTGCGCGGCATCGTCAAGGTCGTGACGGCGGTCGCCGACGGCGACCTGAAGCAGAACCTGACCGTGAAATCGAAGGGCGAAGTCGCGGCCCTTGCCGACACCATCAACAACATGACGGAGACGCTCGCGACCTTCGCCGACCAGGTCACCAGCGTGGCGCGCGAAGTCGGCGTCGAGGGACGGCTCGGCGGTCAGGCCAACGTGCCCGGCGCCGCCGGCACCTGGAAGGACCTCACCGGCAACGTCAACCTGCTCGCCGCCAACCTGACCTCGCAGGTGCGCTCGATCGCCGAGGTGGCGACCGCCGTGACCAAGGGCGACCTGACCCGCTCGATCCAGGTCGACGCCCGCGGCGAAGTGGCCGAACTCAAAGACAACATCAATACGATGATCGGCAACCTCCGCCTGACGACGCAGGTGAACACCGAACAGGACTGGCTGAAGACCAACCTCGCCAAATTCACCAACATGCTGCAGGGCCAGCGCGACCTCACCACCGTCGGCCGGCTGCTGCTGACCGAACTGGCGCCGCTGATCAACGCGCATATGGGCGTGATCTATCAGACCGAGAGTGCCGACAGCCCGCAGTTGCGCCTGCTCTCTTCCTATGCCGGCGACGGCGCCAATCCGAATCCGCAGGTCGTGCAGTTCGGCGAAGGATTGATCGGCCAATGCGCGATGGACAAGCGTCAGCGGCTGGTGGCGGATATCCCGAGCGATACCGCGCCGATCAATTCGGGGCTGCTGCGCGTGATCCCGAAGAACATCGTCGTGCTTCCGGTGCTGTTCGAGAACCAGGTGAAGGCCGTGATCGAGCTCTCCTCGATCAGCTCTTTCACCACCTCGCAGATGACCTTCCTCGAACAACTGACCGACAGCATCGGCATCGTGCTCAACTCCATCGAGGCCACGATGCAGACCGAGGGACTGTTGAAGCAGTCCCAGCAGCTCGCCGGCGAACTGCAGACGCAGCAAAAGGAATTGCAGCAGACCAACGACCAGCTCGAACAAAAGGCCCAGCAGCTTGCCGAGCGCAACGTCGAGGTGGAAAGAAAGAACCAGGAAATCGAACAGGCCCGCCGCGCGCTCGAAGAAAAGGCGACCGAGCTTTCGCTGACCTCGAAGTACAAGTCCGAATTCCTCGCCAACATGTCGCATGAGCTGCGCACGCCGCTCAACAGCATCCTGATCCTCGGCCAGCAGCTCACCGAAAATCCGGAAGGCAATCTGTCGGCAAAACAGGTCGAATTCGCCCGCACCATCCACGGCGCCGGCACCGACCTGCTCAACCTGATCAGCGACATTCTCGACCTGTCGAAGATCGAATCCGGCACCGTGACGGTCGATGCCGAGGAGATCCTGACGTCGAGCCTCCTGGAGACCGTCGGGCGGCCGTTCAGGCACGAGGCCGATAATCGCCGTCTGTCGTTCAATATCTCGGTCGACGAGAATCTGAGCCGCAGCATGGTGACCGACTCCAAGCGCCTGCAGCAGGTCCTGAAGAATCTGTTGTCGAACGCATTCAAGTTCACGGCCGAAGGCGGCGTGGAGCTGAACGTATCGGCCGCCGTCGGCGGCTGGAGCGCCGAACACCCGATCCTCAACCACGCGCCCGCCGTCGTCGCCTTCGAGGTGACTGACACCGGCATCGGCATTCCCCTGGAAAAGCAGAAGCTGATCTTCGAGGCGTTCCAGCAGGCGGACGCCGGCACCAGCCGCAAATACGGCGGCACCGGCCTCGGCCTTGCCATCAGCCGCGAACTCGCGGGCCTGCTGGGCGGCGAAATTCACCTGCGCAGCGCGCCCGGCAAGGGCTCTACCTTCGTGCTCTATCTGCCGCTGAAATATTCCGGTCCGACGGTTGCACCACGGGCCCCTGCCCCGTCGCCCTTCGCGTCAACGCCGGCGCTGCAGGTCGCTGCGACGCAGGAGCGGGTCATCGAGCAGTTGCCGGACGACCGCCTCAACCTCGAGCCGGGAGACACCATCCTCCTGATCGTCGAGGACGATCCGCATTATGCGCGGGTACTGATCGACCTGGCGCGCGACAAGAGCTTCAAGGTGCTGGTCGCCAGCCGTGGCGCTGAGGCGCTTGAACTCGCCAAGCAGTTCCAGCCGGCGGCGGTTTCGCTCGACGTCTTCCTGCCTGATATGCTGGGCTGGACCGTGCTGAGCCAGCTCAAGCACAATCCGCTGACGCGGCACATTCCGGTACAGATCATCACGCTCGACGAAGACCGTCAGCATGCGCTGGCGCGCGGCGCGTTTTCCTTCGTCAACAAGCCGACGACGACCGAAGGCGTCAGCGCGGCGCTGTCGCAGATCAAGGAATATGCAAAACCGCGACGCAAGCGCCTGCTGATCGTGGAAGACAATGCCGCCGAGCAGATGAGCATCACCGAATTGCTCGGCCACGACGACATCGAGATCCTCACCGCCGACACCGGCGCCGATGCGTTGTCGACACTGCGGAACCAGCCGTGCGACTGCGTCGTGCTGGATCTGCGGTTGCCTGACATGAGCGGTTTCGAGGTGCTCGACCGGCTTCGCGACGACGAAGCGCTATCGAACATACCCGTCGTGGTGTTCACGGGGCGGGAACTATCGGCCGAGGAAGATGCGGAACTTCACACCATGGCGAGGAGCATCGTGGTGAAAGGCGTCGAGTCGCCGGAACGCCTGCTCGACGAAACGTCGCTGTTTTTGCACCGTGTGATCACGGAATTGCCGGTCGAAAAGCAGAGGATGCTCGAAAAGCTCAATAGTTCCGATGAGGATCTCGTTGGCAAAACTGCACTTCTGGTGGACGACGACGCACGCAACATCTTCGCACTATCGAGCGTGCTCGAACGGCGTGGGATGAAGGTACTGACAGCGACGACGGGCCACGAAGCCATTGCGCTGGTCGAGTCCACCCCCAATATCGCAATCGTGCTGATGGATATCATGATGCCGCAGATGGACGGCTATCAGACCATCGGCGTTATCAGGCAAAACCCGTCCTTCGGACGCCTGCCGATCATCGCGCTGACCGCCAAGGCGATGAAGGGCGACCGCGAGAAATGTCTCGAAGCCGGCGCTTCGGACTATCTCGCCAAGCCCGTCAATACCGAGCAGTTGCTGCTCGCGATACGAATGTGGTTACACCGCTGA
- a CDS encoding HWE histidine kinase domain-containing protein has product MDQDKVNILLVDDQPAKLLAYEVILKELGENLVKASSGREALEFLLKNDVAIILVDVCMPELDGFELAAMIREHPRFQKTAMIFISAIQVSDIDRLRGYEMGAVDYVPVPVVPEVLRAKIKVFAELYRKTRQLERLNVELEDRVRARTAELEESHARLLESEQRRSLAIAAGKMGSWDWDWVNGDWMWDEGQYQILGIEPASFELTPANIQALFHPDDVQGLHEAWASFARGAKSYEAEFRIVRPNGEVRWCAGTAAASTDKGGRVIRVSGVTVDITERKQAEERQTLLAREVDHRAKNALALAQSIVRLTRGENVKTYIRSVEGRINALARVHTVLSLSSWQGAEIGKLIEEELAPYSTGEQIALRGPEVQLEPATAQTVALALHELVTNSAKYGALSTLSGRLSVNWEDQAGLLKIIWVETGGPPVEKPVSRGFGTRSVIASIESQLGGQADFDWRPEGLVCCLSVPLPQRQFGADPVPLREIAVDGNGLRRAER; this is encoded by the coding sequence ATGGATCAAGACAAGGTAAACATTCTTCTGGTTGACGATCAGCCGGCGAAGCTGCTCGCCTACGAAGTCATCCTGAAGGAACTCGGCGAGAATCTGGTCAAGGCCTCGTCCGGGCGCGAAGCGCTTGAGTTCCTGCTCAAGAACGATGTCGCCATCATCCTGGTCGACGTCTGCATGCCGGAACTGGACGGGTTCGAACTCGCCGCGATGATCCGCGAACATCCCCGCTTCCAGAAGACCGCGATGATATTCATCTCGGCGATACAAGTCAGCGACATCGACCGGCTGCGCGGCTACGAAATGGGTGCGGTCGATTACGTTCCGGTGCCTGTCGTGCCGGAGGTGTTGCGCGCCAAGATCAAGGTGTTTGCGGAGCTCTATCGCAAGACGCGCCAGCTCGAGCGCCTCAACGTCGAGCTCGAAGACCGCGTTCGCGCCCGTACCGCCGAACTGGAGGAATCTCACGCAAGACTGCTGGAAAGCGAACAGCGCCGCAGCCTGGCGATCGCAGCGGGCAAAATGGGGTCCTGGGACTGGGACTGGGTCAACGGCGACTGGATGTGGGACGAGGGCCAGTATCAGATTCTCGGCATCGAACCCGCCAGCTTCGAACTGACGCCGGCCAACATCCAGGCGCTGTTTCACCCCGACGACGTTCAGGGATTGCACGAGGCGTGGGCGAGCTTCGCCCGAGGGGCGAAATCATACGAAGCGGAATTCCGCATTGTCCGGCCGAACGGCGAGGTGCGCTGGTGCGCGGGAACGGCAGCGGCGAGCACCGACAAGGGCGGCCGCGTCATCCGCGTCAGCGGCGTCACCGTCGATATCACCGAACGCAAGCAGGCCGAAGAGCGGCAGACCCTGCTGGCGCGCGAAGTCGATCACCGCGCCAAGAACGCGCTCGCGCTCGCGCAATCCATCGTCCGGCTGACGCGTGGCGAGAACGTGAAGACCTACATCCGTTCGGTCGAAGGACGGATCAACGCGCTGGCGCGGGTGCACACCGTGCTTTCGCTGTCGAGCTGGCAAGGCGCCGAAATAGGGAAGCTGATCGAGGAGGAGCTGGCGCCTTATTCCACCGGCGAACAGATCGCGTTGCGCGGTCCTGAGGTTCAACTCGAGCCGGCAACGGCCCAGACCGTCGCGCTGGCGCTGCACGAACTCGTCACCAATTCGGCAAAGTACGGCGCCCTGTCGACGCTGTCGGGCCGGCTGTCGGTGAACTGGGAAGACCAGGCGGGCCTTCTCAAGATCATATGGGTGGAGACCGGCGGGCCGCCGGTCGAGAAGCCGGTGTCGCGGGGGTTCGGAACGCGCAGCGTGATCGCCAGCATCGAGTCGCAGCTCGGCGGCCAGGCGGATTTCGATTGGCGCCCGGAAGGCCTCGTTTGCTGCCTGTCAGTTCCCTTGCCGCAACGGCAGTTTGGCGCTGATCCGGTCCCGCTCCGCGAGATCGCCGTCGACGGCAACGGCTTGCGGCGCGCCGAGCGGTAA
- a CDS encoding response regulator — protein sequence MPRVLVVDDQADVRTMISIVLRINRFEIVEAESAASALKLFEEASFDLAIVDIFLQGTNGSDLIAALRGRVPGLPVVAISGMTALDFLSETPEVSDVVRLQKPFRPPDLMCAIEAAQGSLRQSAGAVAAAAR from the coding sequence ATGCCCCGCGTGCTTGTTGTTGACGATCAGGCCGACGTTCGCACGATGATTTCCATCGTGCTGCGTATCAATCGGTTCGAAATCGTCGAGGCGGAAAGCGCCGCATCCGCATTGAAGCTGTTCGAGGAAGCAAGCTTCGATCTTGCGATCGTCGATATCTTTCTGCAGGGCACCAACGGCTCCGATCTGATTGCAGCGTTGCGCGGGCGCGTGCCCGGTTTGCCTGTCGTCGCGATTTCCGGAATGACCGCGCTGGACTTTCTGTCCGAAACGCCTGAGGTCTCCGATGTCGTCCGTCTGCAGAAGCCGTTTCGCCCGCCGGATTTGATGTGCGCGATCGAAGCGGCGCAGGGATCGCTCCGGCAATCGGCCGGTGCCGTCGCAGCGGCGGCGCGATAG